The Primulina eburnea isolate SZY01 chromosome 13, ASM2296580v1, whole genome shotgun sequence genome includes a region encoding these proteins:
- the LOC140809170 gene encoding E3 ubiquitin-protein ligase KEG: MREPCCSVCQNKYDEEDRCPLLLQCGHGFCRQCLSKMFSDSLDSSLSCPRCRHVSVVGNSVSALKKNYAILSWIQDGEDDDEEDDEEGDEAYETGIDESLANGDEICFGNNTINRSSNCSTSSGGHGAYSNGIRRTENGFKSGRIELGMHKELKMVRRIGEGGSQKSSLGTWTAVALGRGCRHRVVVKKVAISSETDVVWMQGQLEELRRKSMWCQNVCTFHGATRMENNLCLVLDRCHGSILSAMKRNGGRLTLEQILRYGADIARGVAELHAAGVVCMNIKPSNLLLNGNGHAVVSDYGLPAILKKLDCRNARKELESSKIHSCMDCTMLCPNYTAPEAWEPVKKPLHLFWNDSIGISAESDAWSFGCTLVEMCTGSIPWTGLSAEEIYHSVVKEQQQPPQYTSVVGAGMPRELWKMIGECLQVKISRRPKFHAMAAIFLRLLREIPLSPPASPDNGLPSYSEMNGNCPSPSVHLEVSQVNSNFLHKLVSEGSFSGVRELLVKSASGHAGLLCFLLQAQNTDGQTALHLACRRGSVELVEAILEHKEVNVDVLDKDGDPPLVFALAAGSPDCVRALIKRHANVRSRLREGLGPSVAHVCAYHGQPDCMRELFLAGADPNAVDDEGESVLHRAVTKKFTDCALVILEYGGCKSMSILNSKHLTPLHLCVMTWNSTVVKRWVELASVEEIAEAVDIQSPEGTALCMAAALKKGHESEGRELVRILLAAGADPMAQDIQHAQTALHTAAMANDVELVRIILEAGVDVNIRSVQNAIPLHVALARGANPCVELLLSAGADYNMQDDDGDNAFHIAADTAKMIRENLNWVIVMLRYPDAAVNVRNHSGKTLCDFLDYLPREWISEDLMEALAEKGVYLSPTIYQVGDWVKYRRSISEPTYGWQGATHKSVGFVQAVRGNDLNVSFCSLSGEGRALINEVIKVIPLDRGQHVQLKADVKEPRFGWREQSRNSIGTVLCVDDDGILRVGFPGASRGWKADPAEMERVEEFKVGDWVRIRPTLTAAKHGLGSVTPGSIGVVYGIRPDKSLFLYLNYLTTPWHCEPEEVEHVEPFRIGDRVCVKRSVAEPRYAWGGETHHSVGKICEIENDGLLGIEIPNLPIPWQADPSDMEKVEDFKVEDWVRIKASVSSPKYGWADVTRNSIGRVHSLEEDGDMGIAFCFRNKLFSCSVTDVEKLPPFELGQEIHIIPSVTQPRLGWSNETSATVGKIVRIDMDGTLNAKVPGRRSLWKVSPGDAERLPGFEVGDWVRSKPSLGARPSYDWNSIGKESLAIVHSVQDNGYLELACCFRKGRLFTHYSDVEKVPGLRVGQHVCFRTGLVEPRWGWRGARPDSRGAITHVNADGEVRVAFSGLQELWRGDPSDLEVEKIYEVGEWVKLREDGTSWKSILPGSIGVVQGIGYEKDRSILVGFCGEQELWVGNPSDLDRVNKLAVGQRVKVANTVKQPRFGWSGHSHASVGTISAIDVDGKLRIYTPAGSKAWMLDPSEVEIVEERELRVKDWVRVKPNVSSPTHQWGDVCHSSIGVVHRLEDDDIWVAFCFMDRLWLCKSWEMYRVRPFEVGDKVRIKDGLVTPRWGWGMETPSSKGTVVGVDANGKLRIKFQWREGKPWIGDPADIVLEES; this comes from the exons ATGAGGGAGCCGTGTTGTTCGGTGTGCCAGAACAAGTACGACGAGGAGGACCGGTGCCCGCTTCTTCTCCAATGCGGTCATGGGTTCTGCCGCCAGTGCCTGTCCAAGATGTTCTCCGATTCCCTTGATTCTTCCCTCTCCTGTCCACGCTGCCGCCATGTGTCAGTTGTGGGCAACTCTGTTTCCGCTTTAAAAAAGAACTACGCCATCTTGTCTTGGATCCAGGATGGAGAGGATGACGATGAGGAAGATGATGAAGAAGGTGACGAGGCTTATGAAACTGGCATTGACGAAAGTCTAGCTAATGGTGATGAAATTTGCTTCGGAAATAATACTATCAACAGGAGTTCTAATTGTAGTACTAGTAGCGGTGGCCATGGTGCTTACAGCAATGGTATTAGACGAACGGAGAATGGGTTCAAAAGTGGGAGGATAGAGCTGGGGATGCATAAGGAGCTGAAGATGGTGCGGAGGATAGGAGAAGGTGGTAGTCAGAAATCGAGCTTGGGGACATGGACCGCGGTTGCTCTGGGGAGGGGGTGCAGGCACAGAGTGGTGGTGAAGAAGGTGGCCATAAGCAGTGAGACAGATGTGGTGTGGATGCAGGGGCAGCTGGAGGAGTTGAGGAGGAAATCCATGTGGTGCCAGAATGTTTGCACTTTCCATGGGGCTACTAGAATGGAAAACAACCTTTGTTTGGTGTTGGATAGGTGCCATGGATCTATCCTGTCAGCAATGAAGCGGAATGGAGGGCGCCTCACTCTTGAGCAGATACTTAG GTATGGGGCTGATATTGCTCGTGGGGTTGCTGAGCTTCATGCAGCTGGTGTTGTTTGTATGAATATTAAGCCATCCAACCTTCTCTTAAATGGAAATGGTCATGCTGTAGTTTCTGATTATGGCCTTCCAGCTATTTTAAAGAAACTTGATTGTCGAAATGCTCGAAAAGAACTTGAATCTTCCAAGATTCATTCATGTATGGATTGCACAATGCTCTGCCCAAATTATACTGCACCCGAGGCATGGGAACCTGTAAAAAAGCCGCTCCATCTTTTTTGGAATGATTCTATTGGCATATCTGCGGAATCTGATGCATGGAGCTTTGGTTGTACATTGGTGGAAATGTGCACTGGATCAATCCC ATGGACTGGTTTAAGTGCCGAAGAGATCTATCATTCTGTTGTTAAAGAACAACAACAACCTCCTCAATATACTAGTGTAGTGGGTGCTGGAATGCCTAGGGAATTGTGGAAGATGATTGGAGAATGCCTGCAGGTCAAGATATCCAGAAGACCAAAGTTTCATGCCATGGCTGCAATATTTCTTCGACTCTTGAGAGAGATTCCTCTGAGCCCACCTGCTAGCCCTGACAA TGGCTTGCCAAGCTACTCTGAAATGAATGGCAATTGTCCCTCTCCATCAGTTCATCTGGAGGTTTCCCAAGTAAATTCCAATTTTTTACACAAACTTGTGTCTGAAGGCAGTTTCAGTGGAGTTAG AGAGTTGTTAGTGAAGAGTGCTTCAGGACATGCTGGTTTACTATGCTTTCTGCTACAAGCACAAAATACAGATGGTCAAACTGCTCTCCACCTGGCTTGCAGAAGGGGCAGCGTCGAACTTGTTGAAGCTATTTTAGAACACAAAGAGGTGAACGTGGATGTCCTTGACAAAGATGGTGATCCACCTCTTGTTTTTGCCCTGGCAGCTGGATCACCTGACTGTGTCCGCGCACTCATCAAACGCCATGCTAATGTCAGGTCCAGGTTAAGGGAAGGCCTTGGTCCATCAGTTGCTCATGTCTGTGCTTACCATGGCCAGCCAGATTGCATGAGA GAGTTATTTTTGGCTGGTGCGGATCCAAACGCAGTCGATGATGAAGGTGAATCTGTGCTTCACAGGGCTGTTACAAAAAAATTCACGGACTGTGCTCTGGTCATATTGGAATATGGTGGCTGTAAATCAATGAGTATACTGAACTCCAAGCACTTGAC GCCGCTGCACTTGTGTGTAATGACATGGAACTCAACTGTTGTCAAAAGATGGGTAGAACTTGCATCTGTGGAAGAGATTGCTGAAGCAGTAGATATCCAAAGCCCCGAGGGAACAGCTTTGTGCATGGCTGCTGCCTTGAAGAAAGGACATGAGTCTG AGGGCAGAGAACTGGTGAGGATACTGCTGGCTGCCGGAGCAGATCCTATGGCTCAAGACATTCAACATGCACAAACTGCTCTGCATACTGCCGCTATGGCTAACGACGTCGAACTAGTCAGG ATAATATTAGAAGCCGGTGTGGACGTTAACATCAGGAGTGTGCAGAATGCGATACCACTTCATGTGGCCTTGGCCAGAGGTGCAAATCCTTGTGTTGAATTGCTACTATCTGCTGGAGCAGATTATAATATGCAG GATGATGATGGTGACAATGCCTTTCACATAGCAGCTGATACAGCAAAGATGATACGTGAAAATTTGAACTGGGTCATTGTTATGCTTAGATACCCGGATGCAGCAGTTAATGTTAGGAACCACAG TGGTAAGACTTTGTGTGACTTCTTGGACTATCTGCCTCGGGAATGGATATCCGAAGATTTAATGGAGGCACTGGCGGAGAAAGGGGTCTATTTATCCCCGACGAT ATATCAAGTTGGTGACTGGGTGAAATACAGAAGAAGCATTAGTGAACCAACTTATGGGTGGCAAGGTGCAACACATAAAAGTGTTGGTTTTGTCCAAGCTGTCCGTGGTAATGATCTCAATGTATCATTTTGTTCTTTGTCTGGAGAAGGTCGAGCACTGATAAATGAAGTCATAAAAGTGATTCCGTTGGACAGAGGGCAACATGTGCAACTTAAAGCTGATGTCAAAGAGCCAAG ATTTGGATGGCGTGAACAATCACGCAACAGCATCGGAACAGTCCTGTGTGTTGATGATGATGGAATCTTGCGTGTCGGTTTTCCTGGAGCATCTAGAGGATGGAAAGCTGATCCTGCAGAAATGGAAAGAGTGGAAGAATTCAAAGTTGGAGACTGGGTTCGCATACGCCCGACGCTGACTGCTGCTAAACATGGGTTAGGATCTGTTACTCCAGGAAGCATTGGTGTAGTTTATGGTATTCGACCAGATAAAAGTCTATTTTTGTACCTAAACTATCTTactactccttggcattgtgaACCAGAAGAGGTTGAACATGTCGAGCCTTTCAGG ATTGGTGATCGGGTTTGTGTTAAGCGTTCTGTTGCGGAGCCTAGATATGCCTGGGGTGGAGAAACGCATCATAGTGTTGGAAAAATTTGCGAGATAGAGAATGATGGCCTATTGGGGATAGAAATTCCCAACCTGCCCATTCCATGGCAGGCTGATCCTTCTGACATGGAAAAGGTGGAGGATTTCAAG GTAGAGGACTGGGTTAGAATAAAGGCTTCTGTCTCCTCCCCAAAATATGGGTGGGCAGATGTAACAAGGAATAGTATCGGTAGAGTCCATAGTTTGGAGGAGGATGGTGATATGGGAATTGCCTTTTGCTTCCGGAACAAACTTTTTTCCTGTTCTGTGACAGATGTGGAGAAGCTTCCTCCGTTTGAATTAGGGCAAGAAATTCACATCATCCCCTCTGTCACTCAGCCTCGGCTTGGATGGTCAAACGAAACATCCGCCACTGTTGGGAAAATTGTGAGGATCGACATGGATGGCACGTTGAAT GCCAAAGTTCCTGGAAGACGCAGTTTGTGGAAAGTTTCTCCTGGTGATGCAGAAAGGCTTCCAGGATTTGAAGTAGGTGATTGGGTGCGTTCAAAACCAAGCCTGGGTGCTAGACCAAGCTATGACTGGAATAGCATAGGAAAAGAAAGTTTAGCTATTGTGCATAGCGTACAAGATAATGGTTATCTAGAACTAGCTTGTTGTTTTCGCAAGGGAAGGCTTTTCACTCATTATAGTGATGTTGAAAAAGTTCCTGGGTTGAGAGTTGGTCAACATGTCTGTTTTCGGACTGGACTCGTTGAGCCACGATGGGGCTGGAGAGGTGCTCGGCCTGATTCTCGAGGTGCTATTACCCATGTCAATGCCGATGGTGAGGTTAGAGTTGCATTCAGTGGTTTACAAGAGTTGTGGAGAGGGGATCCTTCGGATTTAGAAGTAGAGAAAATTTACGAAGTGGGCGAGTGGGTCAAATTGAGAGAGGATGGAACTAGTTGGAAATCTATTTTGCCTGGTAGCATTGGTGTTGTACAAGGTATTGGGTATGAAAAAGATAGAAGCATACTTGTTGGATTCTGTGGAGAGCAAGAACTATGGGTGGGGAATCCATCCGATCTTGATAGAGTTAATAAACTTGCAGTTGGGCAGCGAGTCAAAGTTGCTAACACGGTTAAGCAACCAAGGTTTGGATGGTCAGGACACAGCCATGCAAGTGTAGGAACTATATCAGCCATTGATGTGGATGGAAAGCTTAGAATATACACACCTGCCGGCTCCAAGGCTTGGATGCTGGATCCTTCAGAAGTAGAAATTGTGGAGGAACGTGAACTTCGTGTCAAAGACTGGGTTAGGGTCAAACCAAATGTTTCGAGTCCTACCCATCAATGGGGGGATGTATGCCATTCAAGTATTGGAGTGGTGCACCGTTTAGAAGATGATGATATTTGGGTAGCATTCTGCTTTATGGATAGGCTTTGGCTCTGTAAATCGTGGGAAATGTATAGGGTAAGACCATTTGAAGTGGGAGATAAGGTGAGGATTAAAGACGGATTGGTGACCCCCCGTTGGGGTTGGGGTATGGAGACTCCTTCGAGTAAAGGCACGGTTGTTGGAGTGGATGCTAATGGTAAGTTGAGGATTAAGTTTCAGTGGCGTGAAGGGAAGCCATGGATCGGAGATCCTGCAGACATTGTTCTTGAAGAAAGCTAG